GTCGCCGCCAACGGCGCCATGCCCGTCGAGCAGGAGGCCGCCGACCGCGCGGGCATCAGCACCGTCGGCCTCTACCGCAACGTCGACGCCAAGCACGAGCTCGCCGACGGCGACACGCTGCTGCGCCCGCTCGCCGACGTCATCGCCGTACCGCTGCCCGGCCCGCTACGCCGCGGCAGCAACGTCGTCAGCGTCGGCGACGTCGTCCTCGCCGCCGGCATCGGCGTGCTCGTCGTCAACGCCATGCTGCGCGTACGTCCCGCGCCCCCCGCGCCCACGCACCTGCGCCGCCCGTGATCGCCGCCCTCGCGCTGGCGGCGGTGGCGCTGGTGCCGGCGCAGCAGCCCGAACGCGTCGTGGTGGCGTTCGTCCCCGGCATCGCCTGGGAGGCGCCGGGGGCGGCGGTGGGGGCGCTGGTGACGTACGACGGCTGCCCCGCCGAGGTCGCGGCCATGCTGGCGGCAGGGAAGCGCGTGACGGCGGACTGCGGCGCTCCGATCACGTCGGTCACGTTGCCTGCGGGCGCGCGGCTGCTGGACCTCACCGCGCTGCCGTCGCTCGACGCGGCGCTGGCGGCGCTGCGCACCGAGGACGCCGACAGGACCCTGCTCATCTCCGTCGCGCCGCGCGGCCACCTCGGCGGCGTCGCGGTGCTCCCCGGCGAGGGCGTGCTGCGCGGCGACACCCGGCGCGACGGGCTCGTGACCGTCCCCGACCTCACCCGCTACCTCACGGGCGACCTCGACCTCGCTACGTCGGCGGGCTCGGCGGCCGACGTCCGGGCGCTGGCGCGGCGCGAACACCTGCAC
This window of the Frankiaceae bacterium genome carries:
- a CDS encoding DUF5317 domain-containing protein, coding for MTVILVVIVVACLVGLLRGGSMYNLSQLHLASWPLVFVALALQAVGSFSGSKPLYVTGMVTSALLVTIFVVRNRLLPGMALVALGFLLNALVVAANGAMPVEQEAADRAGISTVGLYRNVDAKHELADGDTLLRPLADVIAVPLPGPLRRGSNVVSVGDVVLAAGIGVLVVNAMLRVRPAPPAPTHLRRP